In the Bacillus shivajii genome, one interval contains:
- a CDS encoding 4a-hydroxytetrahydrobiopterin dehydratase, with protein sequence MILTEDQVQASLSDSKGWVLENDTWMKKEFRFPTFYKAMQFVNEIAKLAEDRQHHPYLTIDHTQVLVKLSTLDAGGLTQKDFESAHAYDLTYEKY encoded by the coding sequence ATGATATTGACAGAAGATCAAGTTCAGGCAAGTTTATCTGATTCTAAAGGTTGGGTACTAGAAAATGACACATGGATGAAAAAAGAGTTTCGATTCCCAACTTTTTATAAAGCGATGCAGTTTGTCAATGAGATCGCTAAATTAGCTGAAGACAGACAACATCACCCTTACCTAACCATTGACCATACACAAGTACTTGTAAAACTGAGCACATTAGACGCTGGAGGATTAACACAAAAAGACTTTGAATCCGCTCATGCATATGATCTTACATATGAGAAATACTGA
- a CDS encoding DUF2087 domain-containing protein has product MSEIFTRSLNELKAGFYIEEDTESFQCIHCDYITKQGVIYQREGNFFDANREMKEHIISEHGSPLNPLLQLDKRHSGLNDQQKHILQALYNEKKDDEIAKEMKINSSSTVRQHRFKLREKAKQAKVFLAMMELIEKGNDTESFVDIHKEATMVDDRWALSEEEEQKIMNTYIDDRTGKIKQFPAKEKRKIVILKYLASKLETDREYSERDINDIIKKYYDDFVTIRRYFIEYGFVARHKDGSAYWLT; this is encoded by the coding sequence ATGAGTGAGATCTTTACTAGGTCTTTAAACGAATTAAAAGCAGGATTTTATATTGAAGAGGACACAGAGTCTTTTCAATGTATTCATTGTGATTACATTACGAAGCAAGGAGTTATTTATCAAAGGGAAGGGAATTTCTTTGACGCTAATCGTGAAATGAAAGAACACATTATTTCTGAACACGGTTCTCCCCTAAACCCATTACTTCAGTTGGACAAACGTCATTCTGGGCTTAATGATCAACAAAAACATATTTTACAAGCCCTTTATAATGAAAAGAAAGATGATGAGATTGCAAAAGAGATGAAGATTAATAGTTCTTCAACAGTCCGTCAACACCGTTTTAAGCTGAGGGAAAAGGCAAAGCAAGCAAAAGTATTTTTAGCAATGATGGAGTTAATAGAGAAAGGTAATGACACGGAGTCATTCGTCGATATTCATAAGGAGGCAACAATGGTTGATGATCGCTGGGCACTTTCAGAAGAAGAAGAACAAAAAATTATGAACACATATATTGATGATCGCACTGGGAAAATAAAGCAGTTTCCTGCTAAAGAAAAACGCAAAATCGTCATTTTAAAATATTTAGCTTCTAAACTTGAAACAGATCGGGAATATTCGGAAAGAGACATTAATGATATCATAAAGAAATACTATGATGATTTTGTTACAATAAGACGATATTTTATAGAATATGGTTTTGTAGCCCGCCATAAAGACGGTTCAGCTTATTGGTTAACATAG
- the arsC gene encoding arsenate reductase (thioredoxin): MMNKPIIYFLCTGNSCRSQMAEAWGKHYLGEKWDVYSAGIEAHGVNPNAVKAMEEVDIDITEQTSDTIDSSILEKADLVVTLCGHANDVCPATPKDKKRVHWGFEDPAKAEGLDEAKWNVFQRVRDEIGERIRTFSETGK, encoded by the coding sequence ATAATGAACAAACCAATTATATATTTTTTATGCACTGGTAATTCATGTCGAAGCCAAATGGCAGAAGCATGGGGAAAACATTATTTAGGTGAAAAATGGGATGTTTATTCTGCAGGAATTGAAGCACATGGCGTAAATCCGAATGCTGTAAAAGCAATGGAAGAAGTCGACATCGATATCACAGAACAAACATCAGATACAATTGATTCTAGTATTTTGGAAAAAGCAGATTTGGTTGTAACACTGTGTGGACATGCTAATGACGTTTGTCCTGCAACGCCAAAAGATAAAAAACGTGTTCATTGGGGCTTTGAAGACCCAGCAAAAGCTGAAGGTTTGGACGAGGCAAAGTGGAATGTTTTTCAACGCGTACGTGATGAAATAGGTGAACGTATTCGCACGTTTAGTGAGACAGGTAAATAG
- a CDS encoding ArsR/SmtB family transcription factor, whose amino-acid sequence MKKEKLDYGEASTVLKLMSDKTRLTMMALLHIEELCVCEFVEIFQTSQPSVSQHLRKLRDQGLVREKRKGQWVFYSINKNHSSFKLVDAIISEVTDAQTLLDELQKSGKRVCC is encoded by the coding sequence ATGAAAAAGGAAAAACTAGATTATGGAGAAGCTTCAACAGTTTTGAAGCTTATGAGTGATAAGACTCGTTTAACGATGATGGCATTGTTACACATTGAGGAATTATGTGTTTGTGAGTTCGTTGAAATTTTTCAAACTAGTCAGCCTTCAGTTAGTCAACATTTACGAAAGTTAAGAGATCAAGGCCTTGTCCGAGAGAAGAGAAAAGGTCAATGGGTTTTTTATTCCATAAACAAAAACCATTCGTCATTCAAACTTGTAGATGCGATTATAAGTGAAGTAACCGATGCACAAACTCTTTTAGACGAACTTCAAAAGAGTGGGAAGCGCGTCTGTTGTTAA
- a CDS encoding pyroglutamyl-peptidase I, with the protein MKVLLTGFEPFGDLHTNPTMEIIERANTWKVDAEIKTVILPVVYGECADKLIEKMKEYEPDVVVCLGVAVGRSSISFERIGINVQDVRDTGGTGVSGDNTGDRPVDRPIDPNGPDGLFATLPNRELMRSLINDEIPATISNSAGTYICNDTLYRLMHHIKRHNLPVVGGFIHVPASPDMVIDKTNLPSMSIDTQEEAIRKVVGKLSQMEG; encoded by the coding sequence GTGAAAGTATTACTAACAGGTTTTGAACCATTTGGAGATTTACATACTAATCCGACGATGGAAATTATTGAACGTGCCAATACATGGAAAGTCGATGCTGAAATAAAAACGGTTATACTACCAGTTGTATATGGTGAATGTGCGGATAAGTTAATTGAGAAAATGAAAGAATATGAACCAGATGTAGTCGTTTGTTTAGGAGTTGCTGTAGGTCGTTCTTCAATTAGCTTTGAACGAATTGGAATAAACGTTCAAGATGTTAGAGACACGGGTGGAACAGGGGTTTCTGGAGATAATACAGGAGATCGTCCAGTTGATCGTCCGATCGATCCAAACGGTCCAGATGGATTATTTGCAACATTACCAAATAGGGAGCTAATGAGGTCATTAATTAACGATGAAATCCCAGCAACAATCTCAAATTCAGCAGGTACTTACATTTGTAACGATACGCTTTATAGATTAATGCATCACATTAAACGTCACAATCTACCAGTCGTAGGCGGTTTTATTCATGTTCCAGCAAGCCCTGATATGGTTATAGACAAAACTAATTTGCCGAGCATGAGCATAGATACGCAAGAAGAAGCCATTCGAAAAGTGGTCGGTAAGCTTTCACAAATGGAAGGGTGA
- a CDS encoding DUF1659 domain-containing protein, with protein MNNEAMNTRLSITFVTGYDDDGLEMYQTRHFNNIHPASESEDLLQVANALASLQQHQLEKIERFNTYDLAE; from the coding sequence ATGAACAACGAAGCAATGAATACTCGTCTTTCCATTACATTTGTCACTGGTTATGATGATGATGGGCTTGAGATGTACCAAACAAGACATTTCAACAACATTCATCCCGCTAGCGAGAGTGAAGATTTGCTACAAGTTGCAAATGCTCTTGCTTCTTTACAACAACATCAGCTTGAAAAAATTGAACGCTTTAACACGTACGATCTTGCAGAATAA
- a CDS encoding DUF2922 domain-containing protein, with the protein MAKRLELRFNNEAGRNVTIGLDDPIEPADSATISAVMDEIINHNVFTSSQGSLVEKRGARIVERNVEEIELD; encoded by the coding sequence ATGGCAAAAAGGTTAGAACTACGCTTCAATAATGAAGCCGGGCGAAATGTCACAATTGGTCTTGATGATCCTATAGAACCAGCTGACAGCGCAACAATTTCTGCTGTTATGGATGAAATCATCAATCATAACGTTTTTACTTCTTCCCAAGGTAGTCTCGTTGAAAAGAGAGGCGCTCGTATCGTCGAGAGAAATGTGGAAGAAATTGAACTTGATTAG
- a CDS encoding YvrJ family protein — translation MESWLMMISDYGFPIAITIYLLHRIEKKLDQVVNSINHLRFPEQNQPYSIKNNRIK, via the coding sequence ATGGAATCATGGCTTATGATGATTAGCGACTACGGCTTTCCAATTGCGATCACCATTTACTTATTACATCGCATTGAAAAAAAGCTTGATCAAGTCGTTAATTCAATCAATCATTTAAGGTTCCCTGAACAAAACCAACCATATTCAATAAAAAACAATCGTATAAAATAA
- a CDS encoding Crp/Fnr family transcriptional regulator, with protein sequence MVRSMQHTNESTFFGSLSNIGKTLLRSIGTPIEAEKGSYLFNEGDKPKHIYLVETGKVRLSKTYTDGKTFFLQLKKKDDVIGELSLYNMLIHQYNAEVVQEARLLRFRREEVEQLFMKHTELATKYMKWLSTENQTLLAQFRCLVFCGKEGAVFSVLIRLSNEYGKDVDNGVLINRKITNQEIANYVGTTRESINRILKRLMKNHILSVNTKYITIHSMDYLKQHLRCSHCPFEECRI encoded by the coding sequence ATGGTACGTTCAATGCAACATACAAACGAATCAACTTTTTTTGGGAGTTTATCAAATATCGGAAAAACGCTGCTTCGATCGATCGGCACTCCTATAGAAGCAGAAAAAGGAAGCTATTTATTTAACGAAGGTGACAAACCTAAGCATATTTACCTTGTTGAAACCGGTAAAGTTCGTCTAAGCAAAACATATACAGATGGAAAAACATTTTTTTTACAACTGAAGAAAAAAGATGATGTAATTGGGGAATTAAGCCTATACAACATGTTAATACACCAATATAATGCCGAAGTGGTTCAAGAAGCGAGACTTCTTCGATTTAGACGAGAAGAAGTGGAGCAATTATTTATGAAGCATACTGAATTAGCAACGAAATATATGAAGTGGTTATCAACTGAAAATCAAACACTTCTTGCACAGTTTCGATGCCTTGTTTTTTGCGGTAAAGAAGGAGCTGTTTTCTCTGTTTTAATTCGTTTAAGTAATGAATACGGTAAAGATGTAGACAATGGCGTACTCATAAACAGAAAAATAACAAACCAAGAAATAGCGAATTACGTTGGTACTACAAGAGAAAGTATAAACCGCATTCTTAAAAGACTAATGAAAAACCATATATTATCTGTAAATACAAAGTATATTACAATCCATTCGATGGATTACTTAAAACAACACTTACGTTGCAGCCACTGTCCCTTTGAAGAATGTAGGATTTAA
- a CDS encoding DUF2254 domain-containing protein has translation MTRLWLFVRSSYWFTPMLYGVLSILLAFFSHKIDIFMWNNPELKKQLPPFLFVEHGLAQNIFSTIATSVLTMTSISFSSILVVLTTYITQFSARTLRNFMNDTNTKRILGVFISGFLFSLTLMLLVKEAPPYNETIEPLLFISPAVAVVVAFICVGFFVFFVHHVSKWIQVRNLIQHIYENTVDVMEKYMKDHDGNDDDPWDQWEKEELYEMVATPIFSPKSGYIQWLDTKVMLKQAKSEDAIVKIHKQIGEYVSKQSPIMTVFKKSTERAAKKKYVSALIIGDEREAAQDVRFGIIKLVEIGNRSLSPGINDPHTAMQCIEHLGNLLRLLSYKVLHDSAIEDEYGQLRIILIPMSFLDYIELCFAEIRHYGREDVMVLLALLNSLKNIVTFLKKSSELKEDIWTFTEQIIEGIKQQSFLESDLDKLQEKIDELSSLTVHAPEEKRSLTR, from the coding sequence TTGACTCGTTTATGGTTATTTGTTCGCTCAAGTTACTGGTTTACTCCTATGCTCTATGGAGTGTTATCCATTCTTCTCGCATTCTTTAGTCATAAGATTGACATTTTTATGTGGAACAATCCAGAGTTGAAAAAACAATTGCCTCCGTTTCTTTTTGTAGAACATGGATTAGCTCAAAATATATTTAGTACGATTGCTACGTCTGTTTTAACGATGACATCAATTTCGTTTTCTTCAATTCTTGTTGTGTTGACGACATACATCACACAATTTTCAGCAAGGACTTTACGTAACTTTATGAATGATACAAATACGAAGCGCATCTTAGGGGTTTTTATTAGTGGCTTTCTATTTTCATTGACGCTAATGTTACTTGTTAAAGAAGCTCCACCTTATAATGAAACGATTGAACCACTTTTATTTATATCACCAGCGGTTGCAGTAGTAGTAGCGTTTATATGCGTCGGATTTTTCGTGTTTTTCGTTCATCACGTTTCTAAATGGATCCAAGTGCGAAATTTAATACAGCATATTTATGAAAATACGGTAGATGTGATGGAGAAATATATGAAAGATCACGATGGAAATGATGATGACCCGTGGGATCAATGGGAAAAAGAAGAATTGTATGAGATGGTTGCAACGCCAATATTTTCACCGAAATCAGGGTATATTCAATGGTTAGATACAAAGGTGATGTTGAAGCAGGCGAAATCTGAAGATGCGATTGTTAAAATACATAAGCAAATTGGTGAGTATGTTTCTAAACAATCTCCAATTATGACTGTATTTAAAAAATCAACAGAACGTGCAGCAAAAAAGAAGTATGTATCAGCGCTTATTATAGGAGATGAAAGAGAAGCGGCACAAGATGTTAGATTTGGCATTATAAAACTTGTAGAAATTGGGAATCGTTCATTATCCCCTGGAATAAATGACCCGCATACTGCCATGCAATGTATTGAACATTTAGGGAATTTGCTTCGACTTTTAAGTTACAAAGTGTTACATGACTCGGCAATAGAGGATGAATATGGACAACTTCGAATCATATTAATTCCGATGAGCTTTTTAGACTATATTGAGTTATGTTTTGCTGAAATTCGGCATTACGGAAGAGAAGATGTAATGGTTTTATTAGCGCTATTAAATAGTCTGAAAAATATCGTCACGTTTTTAAAGAAATCGAGCGAGTTAAAGGAAGATATATGGACGTTTACTGAACAGATCATTGAAGGAATCAAACAACAATCTTTTTTAGAGAGTGATCTGGATAAATTACAAGAAAAAATTGATGAACTCTCTAGCTTAACTGTGCATGCTCCTGAGGAAAAAAGGTCACTTACCCGTTGA
- the trhA gene encoding PAQR family membrane homeostasis protein TrhA, producing MGNTHTFTKKEEIANAITHGIGALIGIAALVLLIVFASIHGTLGHIVSFTIYGITFVLLYVCSTLLHSFQKEKVKSVFEILDHSAIYLFIAGTYTPIMVIVVDGMIGWVLLSVVWTLAIAGIIFKVFFVKRFIVLSTLFYIGMGWLVIFVMDPIMTKVAMPGVVLLVTGGILYTVGTVFYIWRKFQYHHAIWHLFVLAASITHLLSILLYILPVQ from the coding sequence TTGGGCAACACGCATACTTTTACTAAAAAAGAAGAGATTGCAAATGCAATTACACATGGAATTGGAGCTCTAATAGGTATTGCTGCACTCGTTCTATTAATTGTATTTGCTAGTATCCACGGTACGCTTGGACATATTGTGAGTTTTACGATTTATGGAATAACATTTGTCTTATTGTATGTTTGTTCCACTTTGCTTCACAGTTTTCAAAAAGAAAAAGTGAAATCTGTCTTTGAGATATTAGACCATTCAGCAATCTATTTATTCATTGCCGGTACGTATACACCGATTATGGTTATTGTGGTTGATGGAATGATTGGCTGGGTGCTGCTATCGGTTGTTTGGACGTTAGCGATTGCCGGGATTATTTTTAAAGTGTTCTTTGTCAAACGGTTTATTGTTCTATCGACACTCTTTTACATCGGGATGGGTTGGCTGGTCATTTTTGTCATGGATCCGATTATGACAAAGGTAGCTATGCCAGGAGTAGTACTACTTGTTACAGGTGGTATTCTTTACACAGTAGGAACAGTCTTTTACATCTGGAGAAAGTTTCAATACCATCATGCAATATGGCATTTATTTGTCTTAGCAGCAAGTATAACGCACCTATTATCGATCCTTTTATATATTTTACCTGTTCAATAA
- a CDS encoding synaptonemal complex protein 1 produces the protein MLKTVHFPIALIFILMIAACSDENSSGDLEDYENLHDYDIDTLISTNEKLVNQLEHEREKNQQLIEQGKEIKEENAKLKDDILTYKQQVIQVENLRDTEQQLRNELDERSKDIFQAMHEADYMRLEEYVGKNIKVNNENEVLQVENDKGEVNTFHLLNLSQVNYVRQTQFEYDPEVDTFVLEYTFFTTGGKGMHYDFEVVLTYLKDGEWKLSSIMYN, from the coding sequence ATGTTGAAAACGGTGCATTTCCCAATTGCTTTGATCTTCATATTAATGATTGCAGCGTGCTCTGATGAAAACTCAAGCGGTGATCTTGAAGATTATGAAAACCTTCATGATTATGATATTGATACGTTAATTTCAACGAATGAAAAGCTTGTAAATCAATTAGAACATGAACGTGAGAAAAATCAACAATTGATAGAACAGGGCAAAGAAATAAAGGAAGAAAATGCAAAATTAAAAGACGATATCTTAACTTATAAACAGCAAGTGATTCAAGTTGAGAACTTAAGAGATACTGAACAACAATTGAGAAATGAGCTTGATGAGCGTTCGAAAGACATTTTTCAAGCGATGCATGAGGCAGATTACATGAGATTAGAAGAATATGTAGGGAAAAACATTAAAGTGAATAATGAAAATGAGGTACTCCAGGTTGAAAATGATAAAGGTGAGGTTAACACTTTTCATTTATTAAATCTAAGCCAAGTGAATTATGTAAGACAAACCCAGTTTGAGTATGATCCTGAAGTAGATACATTCGTTTTAGAATATACGTTTTTTACAACAGGGGGGAAGGGTATGCACTACGATTTTGAAGTGGTGCTAACTTACCTTAAAGACGGAGAATGGAAGCTTTCCTCAATCATGTATAATTAA
- a CDS encoding class I SAM-dependent methyltransferase, with product MVNYTDMLAAYGIAKARPGGMTSTNKVLLENPLPNHAHVLEVGCGLGDTSKFIADKFQATVKAVDAHEKMIKKAKKRHGTSDNISFIHSDITSKNFPNDSFDAILCESVLSFNDINHLLQTFYQWLKPKGKLFLLEPVYHGGLTKEEFYQYKNFYGFSEIHASDSWPTLLKKYHFHLLKIYNSTEFSLEVEEDTFPEMVLDPSIPEDVQKLMESHIQLNENLIAYFDFIYIVSEK from the coding sequence ATGGTGAATTACACAGACATGCTTGCAGCATATGGCATAGCAAAAGCTCGGCCTGGAGGAATGACTTCAACTAACAAAGTGTTGCTTGAAAATCCATTACCAAATCATGCTCATGTACTTGAAGTAGGATGTGGTCTTGGTGATACAAGTAAATTTATTGCTGATAAATTTCAAGCAACTGTAAAAGCTGTAGATGCTCATGAAAAAATGATAAAAAAAGCGAAAAAGCGCCATGGTACTAGTGACAACATTTCATTTATACACAGTGACATCACTTCTAAAAACTTTCCTAACGATTCCTTTGATGCAATCCTTTGTGAATCTGTCTTGTCATTTAACGATATAAATCACCTTTTACAAACGTTTTATCAATGGCTTAAGCCAAAGGGAAAATTGTTTTTATTAGAGCCTGTATACCATGGGGGCCTAACAAAAGAAGAATTTTATCAGTACAAAAATTTTTATGGATTTTCAGAAATCCATGCATCTGACAGTTGGCCTACTCTCTTGAAAAAATATCACTTCCATCTTCTTAAAATATATAATAGTACTGAGTTTTCTTTAGAAGTTGAGGAGGATACTTTCCCAGAAATGGTGCTAGATCCGTCCATTCCCGAGGATGTTCAAAAATTAATGGAAAGCCATATACAATTAAACGAAAATCTAATCGCTTATTTTGACTTTATTTATATTGTTAGCGAGAAATAG
- a CDS encoding methyl-accepting chemotaxis protein: protein MLKNMKILTKFNLLIVGMVLGVTTLLLFITFTEVRNGIENFATEKARTDLHLTYEYVNEKFDGDWNVVNGDLYKGSHRVNEDYELADELAEMTGGLITIFHERQPITTNLIINDERAVSVEATGEVTRLVLEEGQEYFGSADILGVDLQTAYRPILNENNEILGMWFVATSQEAISTTMSEIFNRVIITLMVVLSLTVGALLLLTKRIKRRVSRIIESVKEAGEGDLSNHYEEKNNDELGEISQSFNDMKQNLRVLMSQVTSASEQLASSSEQLTATSDQSAKASEEVAKTIEEISRSASDQAQDTEKGRESINELSSVVESNRENSVHLSKISDEITDLKDNGLTLMQDLIEKTNSNNHSAEEVEGIIQETNDNADKIVNASGMIQNISEQTNLLALNASIEAARAGEAGKGFAVVADEIRKLAEQSNQFSEEITSIIELLKGKTEEAVQVMKNSKKIASIQSDSVNKTTETFEGIANSIDRMQGTITDLNMSGEAVKERKEEMVQIIESLSAISQENAASTEEMSAAMEEQTASVEEIANSSDSLARLAEELQKSVRKFKY, encoded by the coding sequence ATGCTGAAAAACATGAAAATTTTAACGAAATTTAATCTATTAATTGTTGGAATGGTTCTTGGTGTAACAACATTATTATTATTCATTACCTTTACAGAAGTAAGAAACGGAATTGAAAATTTCGCAACAGAAAAAGCGCGTACAGATCTTCATCTTACATATGAATATGTGAATGAAAAATTCGATGGAGATTGGAATGTCGTAAATGGAGATCTATACAAAGGATCACATCGGGTCAATGAAGACTATGAATTAGCAGATGAATTAGCTGAGATGACAGGTGGTTTAATTACGATTTTTCATGAGAGACAGCCAATTACAACAAACTTAATCATTAATGATGAAAGAGCAGTATCTGTCGAAGCTACTGGCGAAGTAACAAGGCTAGTCCTGGAAGAAGGCCAAGAGTATTTTGGAAGTGCTGATATATTAGGAGTAGATTTGCAAACGGCATACAGACCAATTCTTAATGAGAATAATGAAATTTTAGGGATGTGGTTTGTAGCAACTTCTCAAGAGGCAATAAGCACTACTATGTCGGAAATCTTTAATCGAGTGATCATTACTTTAATGGTTGTTCTTTCTTTAACGGTTGGTGCGCTATTATTATTGACTAAGCGAATAAAAAGAAGAGTGAGTCGGATCATAGAGAGTGTTAAAGAAGCAGGAGAAGGAGATTTAAGTAATCATTATGAAGAGAAAAATAATGATGAATTAGGGGAGATCTCCCAAAGCTTTAATGATATGAAACAGAACTTACGGGTACTGATGTCCCAAGTTACATCAGCCTCAGAGCAGTTAGCTTCTTCATCTGAACAATTGACAGCTACAAGTGACCAGTCAGCGAAAGCTTCAGAAGAAGTAGCGAAAACAATTGAAGAAATCTCAAGAAGTGCAAGTGACCAGGCGCAAGATACAGAAAAAGGTAGAGAAAGTATTAATGAGTTAAGTAGCGTAGTTGAAAGTAATCGAGAAAACAGTGTGCATTTATCAAAAATTAGTGATGAGATCACCGATTTAAAAGATAATGGTTTAACATTGATGCAAGACCTTATTGAAAAAACAAATTCAAATAATCATAGTGCAGAAGAAGTAGAAGGAATTATTCAAGAAACAAATGATAATGCAGATAAAATCGTTAATGCGAGTGGGATGATTCAAAACATTTCCGAACAAACGAATCTTTTAGCCTTAAATGCATCAATTGAAGCAGCAAGAGCTGGAGAAGCAGGGAAAGGGTTTGCGGTTGTGGCCGATGAAATTAGAAAGCTGGCAGAACAGTCAAATCAATTCTCTGAAGAAATCACGTCTATTATCGAATTGTTAAAAGGGAAAACGGAAGAAGCAGTCCAAGTCATGAAAAATTCTAAAAAGATCGCAAGTATTCAGTCAGACAGTGTAAATAAAACAACAGAAACGTTCGAAGGGATTGCAAACTCTATTGATCGTATGCAAGGGACCATTACTGATTTAAATATGTCTGGTGAGGCAGTAAAAGAAAGAAAAGAAGAAATGGTTCAAATTATAGAAAGTTTATCAGCAATCTCACAAGAAAATGCAGCAAGTACTGAGGAAATGTCAGCCGCAATGGAAGAGCAGACAGCTTCAGTTGAAGAGATTGCAAATTCAAGTGATTCTTTAGCAAGATTAGCAGAAGAGTTACAAAAGAGTGTACGTAAGTTTAAATATTAA